The window TTGAAGAGCCCTCCTATCTCGAGCCTGAGCTCAGAGGGCCTATAGTCGCTCGATATCCACCATCAGGTCGAGCGCAACCACCCGCTTCATCGGAAGCCGTGCCCGAGGGGAAGGGCAGGCCCTGCAGGGAGATCATGGAGGACAGAGGTCGATCAGCACTGGGCGAGGCAACGGCCAATGCAAGGGAGGCGCAGCGTCGTGCAGAGGAAGCCCGAAGGGCAGCCGAGGAGGCGGAAAGAACGGCGGAAGAGGCTCGACGTAGAGCCGATGAAGCCGAGGAGTCCGTGAGGGAGGCCGAGGAGGAATTCGATCGAGAGGTCACCCAACCAATGGAACGGGCGAGGCAGGCCGAGGAGAGAGTCCGTGATATCCAGAGGCGCCTTCAGGAGATGAGGGAGAATATCCCTGGGGGGTATGGCATTTCCTTCGAGCCCCGGCCCGGTTGGATAGAGGGAGGAATAGGCCTGGGCGATATGCTCAGACCGATAAGCATCTGGTACAGGGACCAGCAAACCTGGAACGAACATGCGGACAGACTTCGCGATATCTACTACAACGAGTACAAGCCCCTCAAGGCGGAGCTGGAGAGAGCCATTAGCGAACTGGAGGAGATCAGGAGATCTGCAGAGGAAGCGGCCGCCAAGGAGCAAAGACTGAGTCAGCGAATCGAGGAGCTAAGGCAAGAGGCCGAGGAAGCCCGCAGGACGGCGGAGGAGGCGGAAAGAGCGGCGGAGGAGGCAAAGAAAGCCGCTGAGCAAGCGAGGGAAGAAGAACGGAGGGCGAACGAGGCCGTTGAGAACGCTCGAGGAGGGGCAGATGAAGCTGAAGCGCAAGCACGGCTGTGCGAGGAATGCCTCAGCCAGGTTCAAGCCCTTCTGGAGGAGATAGCACGCCTCAGAGAGAGATATCAAGAACTGTTGTCTGGAGATGACCTGAGGGAAGCCCAGGACCAGCTGGATGGCATTGATGGAGAGGGAGTCTGGGCTTCATGGTGGGACTCATTCAAGCGTTTCAGGGACGAGGTAAAGGCCATGGCCGATATCAAGAATCTGACTGATGCTGACCTGCCTTCCGAGTTCACAGGGATTTGGGATTGGGGAGGACCAGTCGGAACCGCCGTCGGATACGGGGTCGAGGATGTGGCTGGTGCGGTCATTCCGACCTACACCATTAACGCCGTGGGAGAGCTCTACAGGGTGTTCCAGGCACTCTTTGATCCAGATACCGCCCTGGGGGCCAGAATACTCATGGAGCAGCTCGGAGCCGCAGACGCACCCAAAGCCGCGGATGCTTTCAACGACTTCCCAGATGTGATGAGAGATGCCATAGAATCATTTGAAAAGCTAGAAGAACTACGCGGTCTGGAGAACGAGATCTCGTCACTCCTGAATGGTTGGGGCAATTGTCTCGATACTCTTCCTGAGATCCCCGACATGCCGATAGTAGACCTGGACTCACTGTGTCTTGAACAATGTCGGGATATAAGGGATGAGCTTGAGAAATTGAAAGACAGGTTGGAGAGCTTGATCGAGCAGGCTGAGAACTGTCGCCCTGAAGGACTGGACGACAAGTTCGGTGAGATTGAATCACTCAAGAGACAGCTAAGGGGCATCAGTGGCAGGATGGACCGGACGAGAGAGGGGCTTCAACTCTACCGGAGGGCGTACAGTCAGCACTTCAAGAGCAGGGGATGTTTCATCTCGACCGCAGTGTATGGGACTTCGCTCGCACCTGAATTGGATACCCTTAGATGGTTCAGGGACGAATTAATGGGGTCCAATCTAATAGGAAATATTCTTGTCAAACACTATTTACGCTTCTCTCCCGAAACCGCCGATCGAATGATATCAAGACCTCTGGCCAGAGAGAAGATCGCTCCATATGTGGCTCTTTCATTGTCATTGATTAGGAACATAATGAGATCTGGGAAGTTATCCAGAAGCATCCTGACTGGATTTGCAGTAGTGGTTTACGCTTTGGGTTGCCTCAAGGCTTGGCTTCTCACAAGGGGAGACATTGAGGAATGAATTCCTGAATCAGAAGAGATGATTGGAAGAATGAAAATAGCTCCAGTATCTATTCCAACATGGGAGGGACATGATCGAATTTAAAGGAATCATAGTGCCGATGTTGACACCATTTCGACCGAATGGGGAAATCGATCAGCAGATGCTTGAGAAATTGGGTGCCTTCCTGATAGAGAGAGGCGTTCACGGTCTTTTTCCATCCTCTTCTATCGGGGAGGCTTCAAGCATGAGCCCCGCTGAACGGAGGGTTGTGATTGAGAAGGTCTTTGAAACGGCAGGCGATAGGGTTCCCGTAATCCCAGGGACAGGGTCAAGCGACCTCACAACCACCCTGGAGCTTACAAGGTTCGCAGAGGATCTCGGCTGTGACGGCGCAATAGTGGTGACAACGTACTATTTGAAGCCGGATCAGGATGGCTTGATCGATTACTACTCCAAGGTGGCAGAATCCGTGAACATCCCGATCTTCCTATATCAGATACCTATGGCCACGGGGGTGGCTATCAGCCCAGAGACGGTTTCACGGCTTGCGGAGGAACACGACAACATCATAGGAATGAAGGACAGCTCCGGAGACTTAGCTGGCCTCATGAGGATCAAGAGCATGGTCAAAGATGATTTCTTGATTTTCCAGGGATCGGACACCTTGCTGCTTCCGAGCCTGCTCATAGGCTGTTCCGGCGGAATGGTGGGAACGTCGAATATCGTTCCAAGGCTGGCTCTTGATCTATTCAGTGCATTTGGGACGGGGGATATCGCAAAGGCAAAGGAGATACAGATGAAGAAACTGGGCCCCTTTTTCCAGGCATGCATGGGAAATGGAGTCTTCCCGGCAGGATTCAAGGAGGCATCAAGATTGATCAGCCTTGATATGGGACCGGCTCGCACACCCGTAAGGAGACTTAGTCGTAAAGAGAAAGAAAAGCTGAAGAAGGATCTGAGATCCTTGGACTTCATGAGCTGATTCAACCAAACATATCGATATTGTATCGAATCGGGGAGGATTTAGATAAACAGTCCTTCCTTCGAAGCATCATGTCCCCTATCGTGTTCCTTAGAGCTGTGACATTCATGAAGCCCACACTCTCACCTACCGAGCGGACTTGGCAGAAGAATTTGAAAGTGGGTGTTCCAACCACATTGAATCTCTTGGTGAGAAGAGGGTTCTGATCGACGTCGACTCTGAAGAACAGGGCTTCGTTGACCATCTCTTCGGCTACCAGTTCATATATGGGGGCGACTGCCTGACAATGAGGGCATGTTGTAAGATAGAACTCGACCACGACCAACTTGTCCGCAGATTCCAAGGTGGAATCTATGTCCAAAGTGGAGAGATCTCTCACATGCCCGTTCATGAGTCGGCGCTATCCTTGAGACTTATTATAAAAATTATTCTTTTAAATTCAAATTTTGAATCCGATCTAAATTAATAAAAATGAAAAGTGTTGGCCCCGTTAGGGGCTCAACTCCTTTGGGTTTCTTGATCAGAAGAGACCATCGACCACCGGGAAGGTCTTGATGTCCTTGGCGGTATCACCGATGCCGAACTTCTTGAGTGTCTTGACGGTCGGAACGCCGTTCACCCAACCCCTGGCATCGTAGTACTCGGCGAGCATCTTGGTGAAGGGTGGGACCTTACCGGCCGCACCGCCCTCGGCAAGAGGCTGGTACATCTTGGGTGGAATCACGTCGTTCTTTGTGGGTATCAACCCATGCTTGAGACCGAACATTCTGCACATCTGGCAGACTCTTCCCCCGACCTCGACTATGAGTTCCTTGGTGTCTGTGTCCCATCCTGTGATGGCGTTGACTATGTCAGCCTTCCACTGATGCGAGTAACCGGCAAAGTCGTAGAACAGGCAGTAGGTCAGCGAGTTGTCGAACATTGCCATGTCCTGCCAGGCCACGGCGGCCTTTCCCTTCAGGTCTGGACTGAACCTGTCCATTCCCGGAAGGTCATACTCTGGGAAGGGCACTCCAAGTTCGGAACCCTCTGAGAATCCGGTCACGTGACATGGTCCGCGGGGTCCAGTGGCGTAGTTGACAGCCATGGAGTAGAACGCCCTACCATCGTGGGCAGGAATGATCGCGTTGTTGACGGTCACTGCAAGCTCTGGGCAGCCAAGCTTCTCGGCTGCTATTCCTACGCCCTCTCCGAGCAACTTGCCCATCTCGTTCTTCCTGAAGGCGATGAGCTCAAGGAGCTTGACCATTCCCTCGCCGTCTCCCCACTCAAGGGTGAAACCGAGATCCTTCTTCTTGATGAAGCCCTTCTCGTAGGCCTCCATTGCAAAGCCGACCACTCCGCCGAAATCGATGGTGTCGATGCTCCACATGTTGCAGAGGTGCCCGGCGTAATTGATGGCCTTCAGATCGTCGACGAGACAGTTGCTGCCCATCATTCCCAAGGTCTCGTACTCCGGACCGTAACCATCCATGTCAAATGCTGTTCCCTCCTTGATGGTCACGCGACGGTGGCAACCCATAACGCAGTTGGAGCAGGTATCCGGCTTTGGCTTCAAAGTGGGATTGAAATCTCCGCCAGCGGAGCCGATCTTCTTGGCGCCATCTGCCCAGGTTCCAAGGTCGAAGTTCTTCATGGGAAGCAGACCGAGCTTCTCCCTATCGATGACGGCCATGGCCTGGCCCTCCTCACGGTTGGCCTTGGCAAAGTCATTGGCCTTGACGGCATCGGCAACGTCCTTCTTTATGGCCTTCAGCTTCTCTGAATCCTTGACATCAATGGCTTTGTCGCCCTGGATGACTATGGCCTTCAGCTTCTTGGAACCCATGACCGCACCGCCGCCCATTCGGCCGGCATTTCCATGTCCATCTTCGATGGTGAGCGCCGCGTACCTTACAAGGTTCTCGGCACCCTGACCAATGGGCACTACCTGCGCCTTGGGGTCACCGACCTCTTTGCGAAGTGCTTCTTGGGTCTCGCGGATGTCCTTCCCCCAGAGGGCCGAAGCGTCCTTGATCTCCACCTTGTTCTCATTTATGTGGATGTATACCGGCTTCTTAGCCGCTCCCTTTACCGCGATTCCATCCCATCCTGCTTTCTTTACCGCCTCTGCCAGATGGCCTCCACCAGTGGAGCTGCCCCAGAATCCGGTCAGAGGGGATTTGAAGCAAATGGTGAATCGGCCAGAACCCAAGACGCCCGTCTTCCCCTGAATGGGACCTACCCCAAGGAAGAAGATGTTGTCAGGTCCTAGCGGATCGGCACCTGCCGGAATGTTATCGTAAAGGAGTTTCACTCCAAATCCGGCTCCGCCGAGCCACTTCCTTGCGAAAGCCTCGTCGAATTCCTGGGTGGAAATTTTCTTGGTGGACAGGTCCACCCAAAGTATCTTTCCCCAGTATCCATACATTTTTCAATTCCTCCTATATGTCCAGATCGAACCAGACATTCTACATCCATCTGAAAAGCAATCTGGTTTAGAGTGTCCCCGCTAGCGCACGTCCCCCTTGATTTGATGTACGATAGACCGCAATGTCCCCCAGTAGCTCCTCAAATGAAGGTATCCTAATCTAAATTAGATTTCATGTGTAATATTAAACGTTTCGATTGCTATCGTTAACATTACTCATACCTTGAAGATAATAGCAATTGTATTCGAAAAAACAAATAAATAATATACAAAATCATCTAGTCGACCGGGTGTAATGTCTTCTGGTCCACGGAAGTCAATAGAACTTAGGAAACGATCGAAACACATGAAAAAGGACAAATTTTCACATCGAATTTTGAATAGCATAAGAACATCGCACCCTCCTTTCGAAATTATCAGATGATAGGCCTTTACGGTGCGAAAAGGATAGATCGCTCTATCGTGATATGCGTTCAATTCGGTATCTGGCTTCCAAGAAACCACGAAAATCGGAAAGGTAGATGCAGAAAGCATAAATATGCGATTTCCATCCATTAGCCCGCATTAACGTCAGTAATGGATTGACGTTACGGCACCGAGTCCGATATGTTCCCGACGGGGTATTGAAATGGTTAAGATGCCAGATATAAACAGGGAGTTGCTTGCCTGTCTCCAGTGTGGTTATTGTGTCAAGGTATGCCCGGCCTACAGCCAGATGCCCTGGGAGTCGGTGACACCTAGAGGCAAGGTCTACTACCTGAATCAGCTGGCCAACAGATCTCCAATGGATAAATGGCTGGGACGGAAGGTGGAGGTCGATGACGAGTTCGTGGACGCAGTGTATCAATGCACTGGGTGCGCAAGGTGTCATACAGTATGCCACGTTGGGATCGAGTTCGCCGAATTCTGGGAGAAAGTCAGGGAGTGGATCGTGGACCAGGGTGCTGGTCCCAAGCCGGTGCATCGCAAGATCGACGAGCGCATCTCCCAAGTGAGAAACCCATACGGGGAACCAATGGAAAAGAGGGATGCATGGTGGCCATCTGATGTTCCAAGAACCGAGATACCAGATGTGATCTTCTTTGCTGGCTGCACCGCATCCTATAGAGAGCAGGATATCGCCCTGGCGAGCGTTCGAGTCCTGGACAGAGCAGGAGTCGGCGTCAACGTCCTTGGGGAGGCGGAATACTGCTGCACATCACCTTCGCTGAGAACAGGACAGACGGGAAATGCTTACGATTGCGCAGAAAGCATCGTGAGCACCACGGAGAAAATGGGTGCAAAGACCATGGTTACAGCTTGCGCTGGGTGTTTCAAGACCATTTCCCATGACTTCGAGCGTTTCTATTCCAGCCCGACGTTCGAAGTGATGCACTTCACAGAGTATGTCCTGAAGTTGCTCAAGGAGAAGAGGCTCATGTTCTCGAGTGAGTTCAACAAGAAGGTGACCTACCATGACCCGTGCCACCTTGGTCGACACGGTGGAGTCTTCGAACCCCCCAGAGAGGTTTTGAAGCGAATGCCGGGGGTGGATCTGGTGGAAATGCCCCACAACCGTATGGACTCGAGGTGCTGCGGTGCTGGCGGTGGATACAAATCTGGCTACAACGCCTTCGCCACTAACATTGCTGCAGATAGAGTGGAGGAGGCTCTCTCGGTTGGAGCTGAGGTAATAGCTACTGCATGTCCCTTCTGCGTTCTGAACCTTCAGCATGGCGCTAATCAGATCGGCTCTGATATCCAGATTGTGGATATCGCTGAGCTTATCGAGGAGCTCACCAGGCCGGTGGAAGCGAAAGAAGAGTAAGAAATATTATGAACACATCTCCTGCCCAAACAGACAGCGGGTTGGGAGATGAGCGTCAATCCAGGGACAGATAGGAGTCCGATCCACATTATCGAGAGCAGACTCACCCAACTTCTGACCCTCAATGTCCGGGAATATCTCAGGAAGTGGCTTCCCCTCAGCATCTTCATAGGCATCGTGGGTGGGATAGGAGCCATCATTTTTCAGATCCTTCTCGATATTGTGTGGACGCTCTGCTACGGCCAGGGGACGGTGCCATGGTACCTGATACTCCTTTTTCCTGCCGCCGGCGGCTTGATCGTGGGATTGATCGTACACAGGTTCGCCCCCGAGGCCGCTGGACACGGTACCGATTCGGTGATTGATGCCTTGCACCAAAAGGGTGGGAAGATCAGGATACGGGTAGTTCCAGTCAAGATCATCGCCAGCGCCATAACCATCGGTACTGGTGGCAGCGCTGGTAGAGAGGGACCAATAGCCCAGATCGGTGCTGGACTAGCATCTTGGCTGGGGACAAAGCTCAAGCTGAGCCGTTCCGACCTGAGGATATTCGTGGTCAGCGGGATGGCCGCTGGATTCTCGGCCATATTCAAGGCCCCCCTTGGCTCGGCCATCTTCGCCATGGAGGTCCCCTACAAGAACGACCTGGAGACGAACGCCGTAATCCCTGCCATGATATCGAGCGTGGTTGCCTACCTCACGTTCATACCGTTCTACGGGACGAAGCCCATCTTTAATGTGCCGGTCTCGGAGCTGGCGATATCCAGCAGCAACATTTTTCTCGTGTTCCTAGTGGGGATACTAGTGGGAGTGTTGGGAATCGTTTTCGTCAAGGTGTTCTATGGGGCCAGGAACTTCTTCCGATCCTTGAACATGCCATTCTTTCTCAAGACCGGTTTCGGGGGGCTGATGGTGGGCGTCCTAGGTCTGGCCCTCCCCGAGGTGCTCGGTCTTGGATCCAGTACCATTCAGGGAATACTGAGCGGATCGTACACCTCGATCACATTCCTCCTGGCGATCGTGGTTGGCAAGATGGTCGCTACCTCCTTCAGTATCGGCTCTGGGGGGAGCGGGGGTGTGTTCTTTCCCTCGCTGCTCATAGGTGGAGCCCTGGGAGGGGCGGTGGCCTCCTTGTTCGGAATGGAATATCTTCCTCTTTGCGTGCTTGTGGGGATGGGGGCCATGATGGCCGGGGTTACCAAGACCCCTGTGTCCACTTCCATCATGATCACGGAAATGGTAGGGGGATACATGGCCCTTATCCCCATCATGATAGGCTCGGTGATAAGCTACATCATCACTGGAAGATGCACCATTTACGAGAAACAGATTGCCCAGAAATCATTCTCAATGGACGTTTCCTGCCTTAGTATGGTCAAGGTAAGCGAGGCCATGAACGACAGGATCATCACTATACCCTACAACGTGTCGATCGATGAGGCTTACCGGATCGCGAGAGACAATCCACACTACCTTTACCCTGTCGTCGATGACAACGGCAGGATCCTGGGGGTGGCCCCCAGGGAGAGGATAGACGAGGTCCATCAAAGGCTCCCGGACTCCTCCGTGATGCAGGTACTCCAGACCCACTTCGAGCCCGTGGACTCCGACAAGGAGGTCCTCACGGCCTTCGAGATCATGAACAACAAGCAGATCTCACGTATGATAGTTGTTGATCCAGAGGACCGAAGGAGGGTGGTGGGGACCATCACAAGGTACGACATCCTGAACATTATGGAGCATCTCGATGAGAGGCACCACGAGTACTGATGTCCTTCGGTAATCCCGATAAGTTGAAATACGGCAAGCCCCTGAAAGCGATTTGCTGGCTATGGTGTTCGAACTTCTGGATGAGCGGATACAGAGTGTCCTCGACGGAAAGGGTATAGGGGAGCCTACGGGCCCCCAGCGCGCCGCCATACCAGTGATACTAAGCGGAAAGAATGTCCTCCTGGTTGCCCCAACCGGAATTG is drawn from Methanomassiliicoccales archaeon and contains these coding sequences:
- the dapA gene encoding 4-hydroxy-tetrahydrodipicolinate synthase — translated: MIEFKGIIVPMLTPFRPNGEIDQQMLEKLGAFLIERGVHGLFPSSSIGEASSMSPAERRVVIEKVFETAGDRVPVIPGTGSSDLTTTLELTRFAEDLGCDGAIVVTTYYLKPDQDGLIDYYSKVAESVNIPIFLYQIPMATGVAISPETVSRLAEEHDNIIGMKDSSGDLAGLMRIKSMVKDDFLIFQGSDTLLLPSLLIGCSGGMVGTSNIVPRLALDLFSAFGTGDIAKAKEIQMKKLGPFFQACMGNGVFPAGFKEASRLISLDMGPARTPVRRLSRKEKEKLKKDLRSLDFMS
- a CDS encoding thioredoxin; the protein is MNGHVRDLSTLDIDSTLESADKLVVVEFYLTTCPHCQAVAPIYELVAEEMVNEALFFRVDVDQNPLLTKRFNVVGTPTFKFFCQVRSVGESVGFMNVTALRNTIGDMMLRRKDCLSKSSPIRYNIDMFG
- a CDS encoding aldehyde ferredoxin oxidoreductase family protein, with protein sequence MYGYWGKILWVDLSTKKISTQEFDEAFARKWLGGAGFGVKLLYDNIPAGADPLGPDNIFFLGVGPIQGKTGVLGSGRFTICFKSPLTGFWGSSTGGGHLAEAVKKAGWDGIAVKGAAKKPVYIHINENKVEIKDASALWGKDIRETQEALRKEVGDPKAQVVPIGQGAENLVRYAALTIEDGHGNAGRMGGGAVMGSKKLKAIVIQGDKAIDVKDSEKLKAIKKDVADAVKANDFAKANREEGQAMAVIDREKLGLLPMKNFDLGTWADGAKKIGSAGGDFNPTLKPKPDTCSNCVMGCHRRVTIKEGTAFDMDGYGPEYETLGMMGSNCLVDDLKAINYAGHLCNMWSIDTIDFGGVVGFAMEAYEKGFIKKKDLGFTLEWGDGEGMVKLLELIAFRKNEMGKLLGEGVGIAAEKLGCPELAVTVNNAIIPAHDGRAFYSMAVNYATGPRGPCHVTGFSEGSELGVPFPEYDLPGMDRFSPDLKGKAAVAWQDMAMFDNSLTYCLFYDFAGYSHQWKADIVNAITGWDTDTKELIVEVGGRVCQMCRMFGLKHGLIPTKNDVIPPKMYQPLAEGGAAGKVPPFTKMLAEYYDARGWVNGVPTVKTLKKFGIGDTAKDIKTFPVVDGLF
- a CDS encoding (Fe-S)-binding protein, producing the protein MPDINRELLACLQCGYCVKVCPAYSQMPWESVTPRGKVYYLNQLANRSPMDKWLGRKVEVDDEFVDAVYQCTGCARCHTVCHVGIEFAEFWEKVREWIVDQGAGPKPVHRKIDERISQVRNPYGEPMEKRDAWWPSDVPRTEIPDVIFFAGCTASYREQDIALASVRVLDRAGVGVNVLGEAEYCCTSPSLRTGQTGNAYDCAESIVSTTEKMGAKTMVTACAGCFKTISHDFERFYSSPTFEVMHFTEYVLKLLKEKRLMFSSEFNKKVTYHDPCHLGRHGGVFEPPREVLKRMPGVDLVEMPHNRMDSRCCGAGGGYKSGYNAFATNIAADRVEEALSVGAEVIATACPFCVLNLQHGANQIGSDIQIVDIAELIEELTRPVEAKEE
- a CDS encoding chloride channel protein, with the protein product MSVNPGTDRSPIHIIESRLTQLLTLNVREYLRKWLPLSIFIGIVGGIGAIIFQILLDIVWTLCYGQGTVPWYLILLFPAAGGLIVGLIVHRFAPEAAGHGTDSVIDALHQKGGKIRIRVVPVKIIASAITIGTGGSAGREGPIAQIGAGLASWLGTKLKLSRSDLRIFVVSGMAAGFSAIFKAPLGSAIFAMEVPYKNDLETNAVIPAMISSVVAYLTFIPFYGTKPIFNVPVSELAISSSNIFLVFLVGILVGVLGIVFVKVFYGARNFFRSLNMPFFLKTGFGGLMVGVLGLALPEVLGLGSSTIQGILSGSYTSITFLLAIVVGKMVATSFSIGSGGSGGVFFPSLLIGGALGGAVASLFGMEYLPLCVLVGMGAMMAGVTKTPVSTSIMITEMVGGYMALIPIMIGSVISYIITGRCTIYEKQIAQKSFSMDVSCLSMVKVSEAMNDRIITIPYNVSIDEAYRIARDNPHYLYPVVDDNGRILGVAPRERIDEVHQRLPDSSVMQVLQTHFEPVDSDKEVLTAFEIMNNKQISRMIVVDPEDRRRVVGTITRYDILNIMEHLDERHHEY